The genomic stretch CAACCAGAGCCAGCGGCACCACGGCGAGGCTCCACCACGGAACGGCGACGAGGTTCGCCAACGGACCGGCGAGCGACGCCTGCCCGAACAGGATCGCCGCCACCGGCAGCAGGCCGAGCGACGCGACGCCCTGCGCGGAAAGGAAGTCGCGCACGGCGTTACCGCCGCTATCCGGCATGCACCACAGCAGCCACGCAACGCCTGCGAAGCTGAGCCAGAAACCCGCCGACAGCGCGGACAGGGGATCCACCAGCAGCATCGCGAAGGCCGCCAACGCAAGGCATTGCGCCGCGGACAGGCGCCTCCGGAGCCCGCGCAGGCCGGCGACGATGGCGATCATCAGCGCGGTGCGGACGGTCGGCAGCGCGAATCCCGCGACCGCCGTGTACAGCCCGGCGCCGACGACGCTGCCCGCGGCGGCCGCGATCGGCGCCGGCACGCGGCGCGCCAACGTGGGCCACAGCCACCAGCCAGCGCGCACCAGCAGCGCGAAAAAGCCGGCGACGAGACCGACGTGGAAGCCCGAGATCGCGATGAGGTGCGTGACCCCGTTCGCGCGCAGCACGGTCCAGTCGGCGTCATCGAGGCCGCGCACGTCACCGAGCGCCAACGCGCGGATGAAGCGCGAGGATGGCCGATGCACGCTGGTCGCGATCCGGTCGGACATGCCATCGCGCCAAGCGTCTATGCCATGCGCCGGCGCAAGCAGGTAGGCGGTTTCCGGCGAGCGCACGTAGCCCATCGCGGCGATGCGTTGTGCCATCGCGAACTTTTCCGCGTCCGCGCCGCCGGGATTCCGCAATCCACGCGGAGCGCGCAGCCGCACGTCGAAACGCCACCGCTGTCCCGGCTTCAACGTGCTTCGCCGCGCGGCATCGTCTTCGTACCACGCCAGACGTAGATCGCGCCCACGCAGGCGCGGATCGGACGCCTCGTCATCCACGCGGAACAGGAACCGCGACCGGCGCGGCTCGTGTTCGGGGAGATCAAGAATGCGTCCCGTAACGACGGCGTCGTGGCGCGCCGGCTCGGAAGGCAGTTGGAGCGTCAGCGCATGCCCCGCATGCAGGCCGGCGAGCGCCAGTCCTGCGAGCCACCATCCCGCCAGTAGCATGCGCGGTTGCAGCGAGTGCGTGATTGCGCGCCACAAGCAGACGGCAGCGACGATCAGCAGAACCAGCGACGCCCACCACGGCAGAAGCCACGGCGACCAGAGGCAGGCGCAGAGGCCCGCAAGAAGACTCAGTGCGGCGGCGATTCCGAAAGGCGGCGTCCCTGCCGCTGTCGCCACGGACTACACCTCGTCCGGAGCGAGTTGGCGCAGCTTGCCTTCGTGCAGTTCGAGCACGCGATCGAGTCGACGCGCGAGGCGGCGGTCGTGGGTCACCAGCACCAGCGCCGTGTGCTGTTCGCGATTGAGCGCGAGCATCAGTTCGAACACGGTTTCGGCGGTTTTCTCATCGAGATTGCCGGTGGGCTCGTCACCGAGCACGCACGCGGGCCGATTGACCAGCGCACGCGCAACGGCCGCACGCTGGCGTTCGCCGCCCGAAAGCTCGCCGGGCTTGTGGTCGAGGCGATGCCCCAGTCCTACCGATTCGAGCAGCGCCTTCGCGCGCTTGTTCGCATCGGGAACCTGCGCGCCGGAGAGCAGCACCGGCAACATGACGTTCTCCAGCGCGGTGAATTCCGGCAGCAGGTGATGGAACTGGTAGACGAAGCCGAGCGACTGGTTGCGCAGCGCACCGCGAGCGGCGTCGGAGAGCGAACTCATCTTCTGCCCCGCGACGAACACCTCGCCCGAGGTCGGTGTGTCCAGGCCGCCGAGCAGATGCAGCAGCGTGCTCTTGCCGGCACCCGACGCGCCGAGGATGGCGACGGTTTCCCCCGACTGCACCGCAAGATCGAGCCCCTCGAAAACGGGCGTCCGCAGCTTGCCTTCGGCGTAGGTCATCGCAAGGCCTTCGGCGCGGATGGCCTCGCCCTGGTGCTTGATCGACTGCATGGTGTCACTCATAGCGCAGCGCCTCCGCCGGGGCCGTACGCGCGGCGCGCCAGGCGGGGTAGATGGTGGCGAAGAACGCCATGACGAGGGCGACGATGGCGATGATCGTCACGTCGCTGGCCTGCAGGTCCGTCGGCAGACCCGTGATGTAATAGACATCTTCCGGCAGCAATTGCACGCCGACCACGGCCTCGATGGCCTTGAGGATGTGTTCGAGGTTGAGCGTGAGCACGATGCCGCCGATCACGCCGATGACCGTACCGATAACCCCGATCAACGTGCCCTGGACCACGAACACCTGCATGACGCCGCGCGGCGTGAGGCCTAGCGTGCGCAGAATCGCGATGTCGGCCTGCTTGTCGGTCACCAGCATTACCTGCGAGCTGACCAGGTTGAACGCGCCCATGGCGATGATCAGCGACAGCAGGATCGCCATGATCGTCTTTTCCATCTTCAGCGCGCGGAACATGTTGGCGTTCTCGCTGGTCCAGTCGCTGACGCGGAACGGGCCGCCCAGGGACACCGCGAGATCGCGCGCCACGTCCCACGCCTGGTCCATGTCGTGCAGGCGCAGACGCACGCCGGTCACGCCGTCGCCCATGCGCAGCAGGCGCTGCATGTCGTGCATGTTGGTGACGGCCAGGCCCTTGTCGAAGTCGTTGTAGCCGGCCTCGAAGATGCCGCTCACCGTGAAGCGCTTGAGTTGCGGCACGGCCCCCAGGGGCGTGCTGCGGAAGTCGGTCGTGGTCATCACCACGCTGTCGCCGACGCCGACGCCGAGCCACAGCGCCAGTTCCTTGCCGAGCACGATGTTGAAGCTGCCGGGCGCGAGCGAATCGAGTTTGCCCTGCACCATCTTCTCGGCCAGCACCGAAACCTTGCCTTCCTGGTCCGGCAGCACGCCGCGGACCAGCGCCGGCTGGTTGCGCGCGCCCGAAAGCAGCGCTTCCTTCTCGATGTAGGGCGCCGCACCGGCCACGCGTTTGTCGGCGATGGCCTGGTGGACCGCGGTCTGCCAGTCGGTGAGCGGTTCGCCGTAGGCGCTGACGGTCGCGTGTGCGGCCATCTGCAACATGCGGTCGCGGATTTCGCGCTGGAAGCCGCTCATCACCGCCAGGGTGGTGATCAGCGCCGTGACGCCCAGCGCGATACCCGCGATGGAGGCCAGCGAAATGAAGGAGATGAAGCCGTTTCGGCGTTTGGCGCGCAGGTAGCGCAGGCCGATGGCGACGGGGATGGGTTTGAACATAGCGGGCTAGGATGCCATTGGTGGCCGTGAATGCGCAGCCTGTATGACCGGAATGGCCAGCCGCAGTTCACGGCGATCCCGCGCGGGCAATGCGTCGGGCCACCAGGCCAGGCGGCCCAAGCGCCCGTCGGCATCGCGAAACCGCGCGAACGCCCAAGGGCCGCGCCAGTGCACCCGCATGTCGTCGACGGGCGCGCCATCGAGCGCGGCGCGACCGTCGGAGGCGACCACCACGTCGCGGCCGGGACGTCGCATCTCACGGCGCGCGAGCCGCAGCCCCTCCCCCGCCGCGAGCAACGAAACGGGAACCGAGACGATCAACGGCATCTCGCTGGCCAGCACGCTCAGCGCCGCAAGAAGCCCCAGCAGCAACAACGCGAACGCGAGCCAGCGCGATGGCCGCCACTCAAGGCGGCAGGGTGCGGATGGTGTCGACGAGCTGGGCGAGTTCGGCATCGGCGGGCGTGTCGTGTCCCATGAACCAGTGCCAGAGCTTATCGTCCTCGACTTCGAGCAGGCGTAGGAAAACCACCCGTTCCGCCTCCGGAGCTTGCCGCCATGCACGGTCAAGATACCGCTCGAAAAGACGGTCGAGTTCCCGCATGCCGCGTCGGCTGCGCCAGCGCAGGCGGCTGAGCTCGCGCTCCAGATCCTCGCTCATGCGCGCCACCAGCCGAAGGCGATCGCGCCCCAGAGCAGCCACAGCACCATGCCGCCGGCCACGTACGCGTAGAAGCGGTGCATGACCTTGTTGTAGGTGCAGTGGATCGCGCTATGCACGACTCGCAACAGCACGAAGGCCCAGGCGAGCCCGAGCGTCGCGGCGTTCACCTGCTGGGTCAGCGCGGCGACCACGAGCGCCACGTAGAACAGCACCGGCAGCTCGAACAGATTGCGGAAGTTGTCCGCCGGCCCGCTGTCGGTCAGGCGCGCGGCGGACTGCGCCGAGGTTGCCACCGCCTGCGGGTGGATGCGTTCGCGCTTCATCTGGCCGATGCGCACGAAATACATGCGCCACCACACCGCGAAGGTCAGCGCGACCATCGCCACGGCGGGCATGAAGATCAATCGGGTGTCCAGGTCATTCATGCATCGCTCCGGAGGAAAAAAGGCGCACTTGCGTGCGCCTTCTTCCGTATCGACTTTACCGCCAGGCAATCAGGCGCGGCGCGCCAGCATCAGCTTCTTGATCTCGCCGATGGCCTGCGCAGGGTTCAGACCCTTCGGGCAGGTACGTGCGCAGTTCATGATGGTGTGGCAGCGGTACAACTTGAACGGGTCTTCCAGATCGTCCAGGCGCTCGCCGGTGTCTTCGTCGCGCGAGTCGACGATCCAGCGGTAGGCCTGCAGCAGGATCGCCGGACCGAGGTAACGGTCGCCGTTCCACCAGTAGCTCGGGCAGCTGGTCGAGCAGCACGCGCACAGGATGCACTCGTACAGGCCGTCGAGCTTCTTGCGATCTTCCGGCGACTGCAGGCGCTCGCGGTCGGACGGCGACGGGCTCTGCGTGCGCAGCCACGGACGGATCGACGCGTACTGCGCGTAGAAGTGCGTCAGGTCCGGCACCAGGTCCTTCACCACCGGCATGTGCGGCAGCGGGTAGATCGGCACGTCGCCGGCGCTGCAGTCCTCGATGGCCTTGGTGCAGGCCAGCGTGTTCGTGCCGTCGATGTTCATCGCGCACGAACCACAGATGCCTTCGCGGCACGAGCGACGGAACGTCAGCGTCGGGTCGATCTCGTTCTTGATCTTGATCAGCGCGTCCAGAACCATCGGACCGCACGTCGCCATGTCCACCTCGTAGGTGTCCACGCGCGGGTTCATGCCGTCGTCGGGGTTCCAGCGGTAGACCTTGAAGGTGCGCGACTGCTTGGCGCCCTGCGCCGGCCAGTGGCGGCCCTTCTGGATCTGCGAGTTCTTCGGGAGGGTAAATTCGGCCACGGTTGCTCGCTCCGGTCAGTACACGCGCTTCTTCGGCGGCACCACGGACACGTCGTCGCTCAACGTGTACA from Lysobacter auxotrophicus encodes the following:
- the lolD gene encoding lipoprotein-releasing ABC transporter ATP-binding protein LolD, whose protein sequence is MSDTMQSIKHQGEAIRAEGLAMTYAEGKLRTPVFEGLDLAVQSGETVAILGASGAGKSTLLHLLGGLDTPTSGEVFVAGQKMSSLSDAARGALRNQSLGFVYQFHHLLPEFTALENVMLPVLLSGAQVPDANKRAKALLESVGLGHRLDHKPGELSGGERQRAAVARALVNRPACVLGDEPTGNLDEKTAETVFELMLALNREQHTALVLVTHDRRLARRLDRVLELHEGKLRQLAPDEV
- a CDS encoding lipoprotein-releasing ABC transporter permease subunit, producing the protein MFKPIPVAIGLRYLRAKRRNGFISFISLASIAGIALGVTALITTLAVMSGFQREIRDRMLQMAAHATVSAYGEPLTDWQTAVHQAIADKRVAGAAPYIEKEALLSGARNQPALVRGVLPDQEGKVSVLAEKMVQGKLDSLAPGSFNIVLGKELALWLGVGVGDSVVMTTTDFRSTPLGAVPQLKRFTVSGIFEAGYNDFDKGLAVTNMHDMQRLLRMGDGVTGVRLRLHDMDQAWDVARDLAVSLGGPFRVSDWTSENANMFRALKMEKTIMAILLSLIIAMGAFNLVSSQVMLVTDKQADIAILRTLGLTPRGVMQVFVVQGTLIGVIGTVIGVIGGIVLTLNLEHILKAIEAVVGVQLLPEDVYYITGLPTDLQASDVTIIAIVALVMAFFATIYPAWRAARTAPAEALRYE
- a CDS encoding protein YgfX, with the protein product MPNSPSSSTPSAPCRLEWRPSRWLAFALLLLGLLAALSVLASEMPLIVSVPVSLLAAGEGLRLARREMRRPGRDVVVASDGRAALDGAPVDDMRVHWRGPWAFARFRDADGRLGRLAWWPDALPARDRRELRLAIPVIQAAHSRPPMAS
- a CDS encoding succinate dehydrogenase assembly factor 2, which codes for MSEDLERELSRLRWRSRRGMRELDRLFERYLDRAWRQAPEAERVVFLRLLEVEDDKLWHWFMGHDTPADAELAQLVDTIRTLPP
- a CDS encoding MAPEG family protein → MNDLDTRLIFMPAVAMVALTFAVWWRMYFVRIGQMKRERIHPQAVATSAQSAARLTDSGPADNFRNLFELPVLFYVALVVAALTQQVNAATLGLAWAFVLLRVVHSAIHCTYNKVMHRFYAYVAGGMVLWLLWGAIAFGWWRA
- a CDS encoding succinate dehydrogenase iron-sulfur subunit, translated to MAEFTLPKNSQIQKGRHWPAQGAKQSRTFKVYRWNPDDGMNPRVDTYEVDMATCGPMVLDALIKIKNEIDPTLTFRRSCREGICGSCAMNIDGTNTLACTKAIEDCSAGDVPIYPLPHMPVVKDLVPDLTHFYAQYASIRPWLRTQSPSPSDRERLQSPEDRKKLDGLYECILCACCSTSCPSYWWNGDRYLGPAILLQAYRWIVDSRDEDTGERLDDLEDPFKLYRCHTIMNCARTCPKGLNPAQAIGEIKKLMLARRA